Proteins encoded by one window of Pseudomonas sp. PSKL.D1:
- the pgeF gene encoding peptidoglycan editing factor PgeF, with protein sequence MSGLTQSLLIPDWPAPASVCACVTTREGGVSLPPYESFNLGDHVGDAQLAVAENRRRLSDEFAIQPAWLKQVHGLVVADADPAVVAEADASWTDQPGIACTVMTADCLPALFCDRAGTRVAAAHAGWRGLAGGVLEATLDRLALPPQEVLVWLGPAIGPQAFEVGLEVRDAFTAVHPEAATAFVDGERPGKLMADIYALARIRLAARGVTAVYGGGFCTVNDARFFSYRRTPQGGRFASLVWLEA encoded by the coding sequence ATGAGTGGCCTGACGCAGTCGCTGTTGATACCCGACTGGCCAGCCCCGGCCTCGGTATGCGCCTGTGTCACGACCCGTGAGGGCGGCGTCAGCCTGCCGCCCTACGAATCGTTCAATCTTGGCGACCATGTGGGCGATGCCCAGCTGGCTGTCGCCGAGAATCGCCGTCGCCTGAGCGACGAGTTCGCCATTCAGCCCGCCTGGCTCAAGCAAGTGCACGGCCTGGTAGTGGCGGATGCCGACCCGGCCGTTGTGGCCGAAGCGGATGCCAGCTGGACCGACCAGCCCGGTATCGCCTGCACCGTGATGACCGCCGACTGCCTGCCTGCACTGTTCTGTGACCGCGCCGGTACCCGTGTAGCGGCTGCTCATGCCGGCTGGCGCGGGCTGGCGGGCGGGGTGCTGGAGGCCACGCTTGACCGGTTGGCGTTGCCGCCGCAAGAGGTGCTGGTGTGGCTGGGGCCGGCCATTGGGCCGCAAGCGTTCGAAGTGGGCCTTGAAGTGCGTGATGCCTTTACGGCGGTGCATCCAGAGGCTGCCACAGCCTTTGTTGATGGCGAGCGGCCTGGCAAGTTGATGGCCGACATTTATGCCTTGGCGCGTATCCGCCTGGCGGCCCGGGGCGTTACTGCTGTTTATGGTGGCGGGTTCTGCACCGTGAACGATGCGCGGTTTTTCTCTTATCGCCGTACCCCGCAGGGCGGGCGCTTTGCCTCTCTGGTCTGGCTGGAGGCTTGA
- the rluD gene encoding 23S rRNA pseudouridine(1911/1915/1917) synthase RluD — MSEIIQLSAEVPSELGGQRLDQVAAQLFDEYSRSRLTSWIKEGRLTVDGAVLRPRDTVHGGAVLALEAEQEAQGEWIAEDIELDIVYEDDQILVINKPAGLVVHPAAGHATGTLLNALLHHVPDIINVPRAGIVHRLDKDTTGLMVVAKTLQAQTKLVEQLQSRSVSRIYECIVVGVVTAGGKIDAPIGRHGGMRQRMAVTDGGKPAVSHYRVLKRFRSHTHVRVKLETGRTHQIRVHMAHVGFPLVGDQTYGGRFRIPPAASVAMVEAVKTFPRQALHARFLALDHPTTGERMEWASELPDDFTWLLSLLNQDRESFIG; from the coding sequence ATGTCCGAGATCATTCAACTTAGCGCAGAGGTACCGTCCGAATTGGGCGGTCAACGCCTCGACCAGGTCGCCGCCCAATTGTTCGACGAGTATTCGCGCTCGCGGCTGACTTCGTGGATCAAAGAGGGCCGCCTGACGGTCGATGGCGCCGTGCTGCGCCCGCGTGACACCGTCCATGGTGGCGCCGTGCTGGCTCTGGAAGCCGAGCAAGAGGCCCAGGGCGAGTGGATCGCCGAAGACATCGAGCTGGACATCGTCTATGAAGACGACCAGATCCTGGTGATCAACAAGCCGGCCGGCCTGGTCGTGCACCCGGCTGCGGGGCATGCCACGGGCACGTTGCTCAATGCCTTGCTGCACCATGTGCCCGACATCATCAACGTGCCGCGTGCCGGTATTGTCCATCGCCTGGACAAGGACACCACCGGCCTGATGGTGGTGGCCAAGACCCTGCAGGCGCAGACCAAGCTGGTGGAACAGCTGCAAAGCCGTTCGGTCAGCCGCATCTACGAGTGCATCGTGGTGGGCGTGGTAACCGCCGGTGGCAAGATCGACGCCCCGATCGGCCGCCATGGCGGCATGCGCCAGCGCATGGCCGTTACCGACGGCGGCAAGCCTGCGGTCAGCCATTATCGCGTGCTCAAGCGCTTCCGTTCGCACACCCATGTACGGGTGAAGCTGGAAACCGGCCGTACTCACCAGATTCGCGTACACATGGCACACGTCGGGTTCCCGCTGGTCGGCGACCAGACGTACGGCGGCCGCTTCCGTATTCCACCGGCGGCCAGCGTGGCCATGGTAGAAGCCGTGAAGACCTTCCCACGGCAGGCCTTGCACGCACGCTTCCTGGCGCTGGACCACCCGACCACCGGTGAGCGCATGGAGTGGGCATCGGAGCTGCCGGACGATTTCACCTGGCTGCTGTCGCTGCTTAACCAGGACCGCGAGAGCTTTATCGGATGA
- a CDS encoding outer membrane protein assembly factor BamD, with amino-acid sequence MQVKHLLLIAILGLTAACSSNKEVIDENLSEAELYQQAQADLDNSSYTSAVNKLKALESRYPFGRYADQAQLELIYANYKNSEPEAAKSAAERFIRLHPQHPNVDYAYYLKGLTSFDQDRGLVARFLPLDMTKRDPGAARDSYNEFAQLTSRFPNSRYAPDAKQRMIYLRNLLASYEIHVADYYLSRQAYVAAANRGRYVVENFQETPSVGDGLAVMVESYQKMGLDELAATSLETLKLNYPDHPSLVDGQFQPKQDEADGRSWLSKATLGLIETDAPLPPGETRANQDVVKQFQDARDEMPQELLPKDENGDPIVPEGPKEAEKDRSWFSYMTFGLFD; translated from the coding sequence ATGCAAGTGAAACACCTGCTGCTGATCGCCATCCTCGGGCTCACCGCGGCCTGTTCCTCCAATAAGGAAGTCATTGACGAGAACCTCAGCGAGGCCGAGCTGTATCAACAAGCTCAAGCCGACCTGGACAACTCGAGCTACACCAGCGCCGTGAACAAGCTCAAGGCCCTGGAGTCGCGCTACCCGTTCGGCCGTTACGCCGACCAGGCGCAGCTCGAGCTGATCTACGCCAACTATAAAAACTCCGAGCCGGAGGCTGCCAAATCGGCCGCCGAGCGCTTCATCCGCCTGCACCCGCAGCACCCGAACGTGGACTACGCCTACTACCTCAAGGGCCTGACCTCGTTTGACCAGGACCGTGGCCTGGTGGCGCGCTTCCTGCCGCTGGACATGACCAAGCGTGACCCGGGCGCTGCCCGCGACTCGTACAACGAGTTCGCCCAGCTGACCAGCCGCTTCCCCAACAGCCGCTACGCGCCAGACGCAAAGCAGCGCATGATCTACCTGCGCAACCTGCTGGCTTCGTACGAAATTCACGTGGCCGACTACTACCTGAGCCGTCAGGCTTACGTAGCCGCCGCCAACCGTGGCCGTTACGTGGTGGAAAACTTCCAGGAAACGCCGTCCGTCGGCGACGGCCTGGCCGTGATGGTCGAGTCGTACCAGAAGATGGGCCTGGACGAGCTGGCCGCCACCAGCCTGGAAACCCTCAAGCTCAACTACCCGGACCACCCGAGCCTGGTCGATGGCCAGTTCCAGCCCAAGCAGGACGAGGCCGATGGCCGTTCGTGGCTGTCCAAGGCCACCCTGGGCCTGATCGAGACCGACGCACCGCTGCCACCGGGTGAAACCCGTGCCAACCAGGACGTGGTCAAGCAGTTCCAGGACGCGCGTGACGAGATGCCGCAAGAGCTGCTGCCGAAAGACGAAAATGGCGACCCGATCGTGCCGGAAGGCCCGAAAGAAGCCGAGAAAGATCGCTCGTGGTTCAGCTACATGACGTTTGGTCTGTTCGACTGA